AGTGTGCAGCCGCCGTCGTGCACTCCGCCAGAAAGACCGCTTTCCTGTAATGCGCGGAAAAACGGGGAAGAAAGCGCTTGTTTGAGTGTACACTTTTTTAAATCGGTATCGGAGTACGGGGAAAACGGGCAGGCCTGTGCCGCGCCGCCCGGACCAATATGGAAAAACCCCCTGCCCGCTGCAAGGCAGCCGCCTATGTATTGTTCATCACCGGGGAAAGACAGAAACATCATCTTGGGGTATTTTTCACGCAGTATGTTCAGTTTTTCATCGATGTATTTGCGGTCTTTTTCGGTCGGAGCGAGCTCGGTTTGGCCGTCCGCAGGGACATATTCAATATAAAAGATCAACCGACTGCCGAGGTCGTTTAAATTTCCGAGGAAATCGTCCGAAGTGATCTCCTCAAGGTTTTGGGTGGTAACGGTCATCGATGCACCAAAAATAACTTTCTTTTTACTTAATGTTTTAATAGCAGTGATGATTTTGTCGTATGTACCCGTGCCGCGCCGTTCGTCGGTCTGTTCTTTTTCACCTTCGACGCTGAATATCGGGATCAGATTACGAGACCGGTCGAAAAGATTGACACATTCATCGTCAATCACAGTTCCGTTGGTGAAGATCGGAAAGATGATCTCGGGCTTTTTGGCGGCTTCGGTCATCACGTCTTTACGCAGCAGC
The window above is part of the Oscillospiraceae bacterium genome. Proteins encoded here:
- a CDS encoding radical SAM/SPASM domain-containing protein, producing the protein MNNAQLTSYLNNGIKDLVSGVLKSTLSNPKESAFLLKFISSADRNAKRREAYESEGLHVPAFLIASITNSCNLFCKGCYARANGICGDKSAKNLLPAEKWADLFNQASDFGITFCLLAGGEPLLRKDVMTEAAKKPEIIFPIFTNGTVIDDECVNLFDRSRNLIPIFSVEGEKEQTDERRGTGTYDKIITAIKTLSKKKVIFGASMTVTTQNLEEITSDDFLGNLNDLGSRLIFYIEYVPADGQTELAPTEKDRKYIDEKLNILREKYPKMMFLSFPGDEQYIGGCLAAGRGFFHIGPGGAAQACPFSPYSDTDLKKCTLKQALSSPFFRALQESGLSGGVHDGGCTLFENEAKVIECLKNCGKRTEDVT